A window of Rhododendron vialii isolate Sample 1 chromosome 11a, ASM3025357v1 contains these coding sequences:
- the LOC131307009 gene encoding uncharacterized protein LOC131307009 translates to MEETRDNQNNEQNNGQNGAPQLNNQIGATELVQLMQAFITAATANNQNQRGAPHAPRGPMTRSQALNEFCKRRPPYFQGEPNPTAAEAWLAEIKKILETLDIQEASNRIALATYQMQSEAQHWWDLMKNTHDVAAMTWDRFEEIFLDKYFPTPVKQALALEFMNLEQGTMTVAQYAARFEELSRYGTKIIPTDDDKARKFEWGLNETRRAVVAQTLPTYSQVVQCAFKMERENLDFKARREQKKAIPAVGGPIRTNPPNRITLTTQPYHQNYSRPQQMQPNPAWRSPNPNFNRNLNPNPNQIQVPNRGPNPNLGPNRNPLSQNQSIDHRCFYCQEEGHIRRNCPKLNGTGNSGGQPQNQVRTAGFGNQNQNPARPVWNGNQAGGQNQPRGGWNQPPTQNRGLNGPIQPNAGRVFALQGTEEEMDPAVIQGTLTLFTTCVQALFDSGASHSFISTTCVTTLGLETESLKTAMHVTSPLGGKIPVVLICKGCELEISNLRLTCDLRVIEMTDFDVILGMDWLTAHRAVIDCHRKMVTAYSPDGTCFKFKGDRQDPSAPHAHKTKWHRKLAGWLASLTLEETNRMELGLPHVVCEYEDVFPKELPGLPPPRELDFTIELQPGTAPISMVPYRMAPAELRELKTQLQELLEKGFIRPSTSPWGAPALFVKKKEGTLRLCIDYRQLNKVTIKNRYPLPRIDDLFDQLRGSTCFSKIV, encoded by the coding sequence ATGGAGGAAACGAGAGACAACCAGAATAATGAGCAAAACAACGGACAAAATGGAGCTCCTCAACTCAACAATCAAATTGGGGCTACCGAACTAGTCCAACTCATGCAAGCGTTCATTACCGCTGCGACTGCGAATAACCAAAATCAGCGCGGAGCCCCGCACGCACCTCGAGGACCAATGACCAGAAGTCAGGCACTAAATGAATTCTGCAAGCGCCGCCCGCCCTACTTTCAAGGAGAACCTAACCCTACAGCTGCGGAAGCTTGGCTAGcggaaatcaagaaaattcTTGAAACCCTAGACATTCAAGAGGCCAGCAATCGAATTGCCCTAGCAACCTATCAAATGCAGAGTGAAGCTCAGCATTGGTGGGACCTAATGAAAAACACCCATGATGTGGCAGCAATGACTTGGGATAGGTTCGAGGAAATTTTCCTTGACAAGTACTTTCCAACACCTGTCAAACAAGCATTAGCCTTGGAATTCATGAACCTTGAGCAGGGCACAATGACCGTGGCCCAGTACGCAGCACGATTTGAGGAACTGTCTCGCTATGGCACGAAAATCATACCTACTGATGACGACAAGGCGAGAAAATTTGAGTGGGGACTCAATGAGACACGCCGAGCAGTAGTGGCACAGACACTTCCCACCTATTCACAAGTGGTGCAATGCGCATTTAAGATGGAAAGAGAGAACTTGGATTTCAAGGCAAGGCGTGAGCAAAAGAAGGCAATACCAGCAGTTGGAGGACCTATCCGCACCAACCCCCCTAACCGGATTACTCTAACCACTCAACCTTACCACCAAAACTACTCTCGCCCACAACAGATGCAACCCAACCCAGCTTGGAGAAGCCCCAATCCAAACTTCAATCGGAACCTTAACCCTAATCCGAACCAGATCCAAGTACCAAACCGAGGCCCAAACCCTAATCTTGGACCAAACCGCAACCCCCTCTCCCAGAATCAAAGCATAGACCACCGCTGTTTTTATTGCCAAGAAGAAGGACATATCAGGAGGAATTGTCCTAAGTTGAACGGCACTGGAAACTCTGGAGGACAACCGCAGAATCAGGTCAGGACTGCAGGatttggaaatcagaatcagaaCCCAGCTAGACCGGTATGGAATGGTAACCAAGCTGGAGGACAGAACCAGCCTCGTGGTGGATGGAACCAACCGCCAACTCAGAACAGGGGATTGAACGGGCCAATCCAGCCCAATGCAGGAAGAGTGTTTGCGCTGCAAGGGACGGAAGAGGAGATGGACCCTGCAGTAATCCAAGGTACCCTCACTCTTTTTACTACATGCGTTCAAGcattatttgattctggagcttCGCACTCATTTATATCTACCACATGTGTAACTACACTTGGTTTAGAAACTGAATCTCTAAAGACAGCTATGCATGTGACCTCACCACTAGGGGGTAAGATTCCGGTAGTACTAATTTGTAAAGGGTGCGAACTAGAGATATCGAACTTACGGTTAACATGCGACTTACGAGTAATCGAAATGACGGACTTTGACGTCATACTCGGAATGGACTGGTTGACTGCACACCGAGctgtcatagactgccatcgaAAGATGGTGACAGCCTATTCGCCAGATGGAACGTGCTTcaagtttaagggggatagacaagacCCATCTGCACCCCACGCGCACAAAACGAAGTGGCATAGGAAGCTTGCTGGATGGTTAGCAAGTCTCACGTTGGAGGAAACGAACCGAATGGAGTTGGGTCTCCCTCACGTTGTCTGCGAGTACGAAGACGTATTTCCAAAAGAATTACCTGGATTACCGCCGCCAAGAGAATTGGATTTCACCATCGAACTACAACCCGGCACAGCCCCAATCTCGATGGTCCCGTATCGAATGGCCCCAGCAGAACTACGAGAGTTGAAAACACAGTTGCAGGAACTCTTAGAGAAGGGTTTTATCCGACCTAGTACCTCACCATGGGGAGCCCCAGCGCTAttcgtcaaaaagaaagaaggaacgctCCGACTCTGTATCGACTATCGTCAACTCAATAAAGTCACCATCAAGAACCGATATCCTCTACCGAGAATAGACGACTTGTTCGATCAACTGAGAGGATCGACTTGTTTCTCAAAGATTGTCTAA